One window of the Lacerta agilis isolate rLacAgi1 chromosome 17, rLacAgi1.pri, whole genome shotgun sequence genome contains the following:
- the ZDHHC8 gene encoding probable palmitoyltransferase ZDHHC8 isoform X2 — protein MAESKWHLESPKDAPSPRFMIPKKEINMVPDMEKWKRSQAYADYMGFILKLNKSVKGKKLTCSYKVSEPIEKLVDLLDTLDRWIDETPPVEQPSRFGNKAFRAWYTKLDQGAENLVATVVPRELSEAVSEVAVYLKESVGNSTRIDYGTGHEAAFVAFLCCLCKIGVLQEDDQLAIVFKVFSRYLEVIRKLQKTYRMEPAGSRGVWGLDDFQFLPFIWGSSQLIDHPDLEPRHFVDEKVVNENHKEFMFLECILFVREMKTGPFAEHSNQLWNISAVPSWVKVNQGLIRMYKAECLEKFPVIQHVKFGSLLSIQPVAS, from the coding sequence ATGGCAGAAAGCAAGTGGCATCTAGAATCTCCCAAGGACGCACCAAGCCCAAGGTTCATGATCCCCAAGAAGGAAATCAACATGGTTCCCGATATGGAGAAGTGGAAACGCTCACAGGCTTATGCAGATTACATGGGCTTCATTCTCAAGTTGAATAAAAGTGTCAAGGGCAAGAAGCTGACCTGCAGTTACAAAGTCTCTGAGCCCATTGAGAAGCTGGTTGATCTCTTAGACACGCTTGACAGGTGGATTGACGAAACCCCACCGGTAGAGCAGCCATCCCGCTTTGGGAACAAGGCCTTCCGGGCGTGGTACACCAAACTGGATCAGGGAGCTGAGAACCTGGTGGCCACGGTGGTCCCGAGAGAGCTGTCAGAAGCCGTCTCCGAGGTggcagtgtacctgaaggagtccGTGGGCAACTCTACTCGTATCGACTACGGGACAGGTCACGAAGCAGCGTTTGTCGCCTTCCTCTGCTGCCTTTGCAAAATTGGAGTTCTCCAAGAGGATGACCAGCTCGCCATTGTCTTCAAAGTGTTCAGCAGGTATTTGGAAGTTATACGGAAGCTGCAGAAGACCTACAGAATGGAACCGGCCGGCAGCCGAGGAGTCTGGGGCTTGGATGACTTCCAGTTCCTGCCCTTCATATGGGGCAGCTCACAACTGATAGATCACCCAGACCTGGAGCCTCGGCATTTTGTGGACGAGAAGGTGGTGAATGAAAACCACAAGGAATTCATGTTTCTAGAGTGCATCCTATTTGTTAGAGAAATGAAGACAGGCCCATTTGCTGAGCACTCCAACCAGCTGTGGAACATTAGCGCGGTGCCTTCATGGGTGAAGGTCAACCAAGGCCTCATTCGCATGTACAAAGCCGAATGCCTGGAGAAGTTCCCTGTGATCCAGCACGTCAAGTTCGGCAGCCTCCTCTCCATCCAGCCTGTTGCATCTTAG